The Cryptococcus neoformans var. neoformans B-3501A chromosome 4, whole genome shotgun sequence genome has a window encoding:
- a CDS encoding hypothetical protein (HMMPfam hit to adh_short, short chain dehydrogenase, score: 184.6, E(): 1.9e-52), translating into MDVQTLFNVKDRVVLVTGGGRGVGEMIAHGFIANGAKVYISSRDASACEKTAKRLTELGPGQCIAIPADLSKYDECLRLAGEIERREEVLHILVNNSGVTWGESFHSYPDSAFTKLLTLNVQRVFTITQKLVPMLEKAYQQENFVGRIINIGSINGVSVPGLETYAYSASKAALHQLSRHLASRLGPTITVNTLALGPFRSKMMKHTLDNFENELAEALPMKRIGAPENVVATCLWLSGPAGDWITGTVVPVDGGSLVASNSKL; encoded by the exons ATGGACGTACAAACCCTTTTCAATGTTAAAGATAGG GTGGTTTTGGTAAcaggaggtggaaggggagTTGGTGAAATG ATCGCTCATGGTTTCATTGCCAATGGCGCGAAG GTATACATCTCTTCAAGAGATGCTTCGGCATGCGAAAAGACGGCCAAGCGTCTCACGGAACTGGGACCTGGTCAGTGCATTGCCATCCCTGCGGATCTATCTAAATACGACGAATGTTTAAGACTGGCaggagagatagagaggagagaggaag TATTACATATATTG GTAAACAACTCTGGGGTGACATGGGGTGAATCATTCCACTCTTATCCTGACTCGGCATTTACCAAACTTCTCACTCTAAATGTACAACGGGTTTTCACAATCACGCAGAAGCTGGTGCCCATGCTTGAGAAGGCATACCAACAAGAAAATTTTGTTGGGCGAATTATCAAC ATTGGATCCATCAACGGAGTCAGTGTACCTGGCCTCGAAACTTATGCTTATTCAGCCTCCAAAGCTGCCCTCCACCA GCTCTCGAGGCATCTTGCTAGCCGTCTTGGCCCTACTATCACAGTAAACACATTGGCATTGGGGCCATTCCGCagcaagatgatgaaacaTACCCTTGACAATTTTGAAAACGAGTTGGCAGAGGCTCTACCTATGAAGAGGATTGGTGCACCAGAGAACGTTGTCGCTACTTGTTTGTGGCTTTCTGGGCCTGCTGGAGACTGGATAACCGG AACTGTTGTTCCCGTGGATGGCGGATCCCTTGTGGCAAGTAATTCCAAGCTGTAA
- a CDS encoding hypothetical protein (Match to ESTs gb|CF191946.1|CF191946, gb|CF186331.1|CF186331; HMMPfam hit to AA_permease, Amino acid permease, score: 478.8, E(): 5.4e-141): protein MSVHLEYDDKKDAAYDYTQQVAPADAVPSSSDVEDVEVKSGLKRNLKSRHMAMISLGGVIGTGLFLGTGSALANGGPLGLFLGYATMGSICYCVMICLGEMISFLPIPGGHIKLAERFVDPALAFTMGWNYWYNWVIILPAELSAAAVLINLWNDTINNALWISICLVVVVAINFLGFFGECEFWFASIKILTIVGLIILGIIITAGGGPDHTSIGFQYWRNPGPFVQYEGISGSLGRFLGYWAVLTQAAFSYIGTEIVAIAAGEAKNPRRNLPRAIKRVYIRILVFYLGGTFIIGLLVPSNDEGLALNSGNALASPFVIAIRRAGIPVLPSIINACLLTSAWSAASSDLYTSSRALYGLSITRQAPKIFSRTTRRGLPWVSISFCALFAALSYMSLQSTAGEVFGYFSNLTAAAGLMTWWGICFIYIRFEKGLRVQGIARSSLPYSSRLNYRASAAWYGIIMITIILFFSAWSVFLKDNWSTSTFVTNYLPLWLFPILWVGYKYIKKTHFVRASEMDFVSGLQAIEAECHDETPPSTILGKFWDFLM from the exons ATGTCGGTTCACCTCGAGTATGACGACAAAAAGGATGCTGCCTATGACTACACCCAACAAGTGGCTCCCGCCGATGCTGTACCTAGCAGCAGCGATGTTGAAGACGTTGAGGTGAAAAGTGGCCTCAAGAGAAATCTGAAAAGCCGACATATGGCAATGATCTCCCTTGGTGGTGTTATTGGTACAGGTCTTTTTCTTGGTACTGGATCTGCCCTGGCCAACGGTGGCCCTCTTGGTCTGTTCTTGGGTTACGCTACTATGGGGTCAATTTGTTACTGTGTGATG ATTTGCCTTGGGGAGATGATCTCCTTTTTGCCTATCCCTGGTGGTCATATCAAACTGGCTGAGCGATTCGTGGACCCTGCTCTAG CGTTTACTATGGGCTGGAATTACTGGTACAACTGGGTGATCATTCTTCCTGCGGAGTTATCTGCCGCTGCCGTCTTGATTAACTTGTGGAATGACACTATTAACAATGCTCTCTGGATCTCCATTTGTCTCGTTGTGGTCGTAGCCATCAACTTCTTGGGCTTCTTTGGTGAATGTGAATTTTGGTTCGCTTCTATCAAAATCCTGACCATTGTGGGATTAATCATC CTtggtatcatcatcaccgcTGGTGGCGGCCCTGACCATACGAGTATTGGTTTCCAGTATTGGCGTAATCCTGGTCCCTTCGTTCAGTATGAGGGCATCAGTGGTAGCCTCGGTCGATTCTTAGGGTACTGGGCTGTTCTCACCCAAGCTGCCTTCTCCTACATTGGCACTGAAATCGTCGCCATTGCTGCTGGGGAAGCCAAGAATCCTCGTCGAAACCTCCCTCGAGCCATCAAGCGCGTCTACATTCGAATACTCGTTTTCTATCTC GGTGGTACTTTCATTATCGGTCTTCTCGTTCCTTCCAATGATGAGGGTCTCGCTCTCAATTCTGGGAATGCTCTCGCTTCTCCCTTCGTAATCGCCATCAGAAGGGCTGGTATACCTGTGCTCCCTAGCATCATCAACGCTTGTCTTTTGACTTCTGCTTGGtctgctgcttcttccgATCTTTACACATCATCACGAGCTCTCTACGGATTGTCTATCACTCGACAAGCTCCGAAGATTTTCTCGCGCACGACTCGCAGGGGTCTTCCTTGGGTCTCCATTTCATTCTGTGCCCTTTTCGCTGCCCTCTCATATATGTCTCTTCAAAGTACTGCCGGTGAAGTCTTTGGATATTTTTCCAATTtgactgctgctgctggtctCATGACGTGGTGGGG CATCTGCTTCATTTACATCCGATTCGAGAAGGGTCTCAGGGTTCAAGGCATTGCTCgttcctccctcccctaCAGTTCCCGACTCAACTACCGTGCCTCTGCTGCTTGGTACGGTATCATCATGATCACCATcattctctttttctctgcCTGGAGCGTCTTTCTTAAGGACAACTGGAGCACTTCCACTTTCGTCACCAActaccttcctctttggcTTTTCCCTATCCTCTGGGTCGGTTACAAGTACATCAAGAAGACTCACTTCGTCCGTGCCTCTGAAATGGACTTTGTATCTGGTTTGCAAGCTATCGAAGCCGAATGCCATGATGAGACTCCACCCAGTACTATCCTAGGAAAGTTTTGGGATTTTTTAATGTAA
- a CDS encoding hypothetical protein (Match to ESTs gb|CF189996.1|CF189996, gb|CF183704.1|CF183704; HMMPfam hit to 2-oxoacid_dh, 2-oxoacid dehydrogenases acyltransferase (catalytic domain), score: 413.0, E(): 3.5e-121; HMMPfam hit to Biotin_lipoyl, Biotin-requiring enzyme, score: 83.0, E(): 7.6e-22; HMMPfam hit to E3_binding, e3 binding domain, score: 70.1, E(): 5.9e-18), translating to MLSFAQVAKRSAAVSFRRQAVASRTLRTSAPSNVLSKFAMPAMSPTMTEGGVAQWKKKEGESFSAGDVLIEIETDKATIDVEAQDDGIMAKIIAQDGTKNIAVGTPIAIIGEEGDDLSQADALAAESQSESAPSQKEAAPKEEKTAPKEEKSESSTTPAVGVPGEQKSGAGDAQTSPAKAPEHPSKGDRPKFFASPLARKIALENGIPLAEIKGTGPNGRIVEADVKNYKPSAAAASTPAAGKSAAVPADYEDIPTSNMRRTIGKRLTESKQQLPHYYVTVEVNMDRVLKLREVFNKAGESKTKLSVNDFIVKAASLALADVPEANSAWLGETIRTYKKADICVAVATPNGLITPIIKDVGAKGLATISAETKALASRARDGKLKPEEYQGGSFTISNLGMFGVDEFTAIINPPQSCILAVGKTTTKLELAPEDPKGFKAVQVMKVTLSADHRTVDGAVGARWLKAFREYMEQPLTFML from the exons ATGTTGTCCTTCGCACAGGTGGCCAAACGCTCCGCAGCGGTCAGTTTCAGGAGGCAGGCCGTGGCCTCAAGAA CTCTTCGTACTTCTGCGCCTTCTAACGTGCTCAGCAAGTTCGCCATGCCTGCCATGTCTCCTACTATGACTGAAGGTGGTGTTGCTCagtggaaaaagaaggaaggagaaagttTCTCCGCCGGTGACGTGCTTATTGAAATCGAGACGGACAAGGCCACCATCGACGTTGAGGCTCAGGACGATGGTATTATGGCCAAGATCATT GCTCAAGATGGTACTAAGAACATCGCTGTCGGCACCCCTATCGCCATCATtggtgaagagggtgaTGACCTCTCTCAAGCCGATGCCCTCGCCGCGGAGTCCCAGTCTGAATCTGCTCCTTCTCAGAAGGAAGCGGCTcccaaggaagagaagaccGCTCccaaggaggaaaagtcTGAGTCTTCAACCACCCCCGCTGTCGGTGTCCCTGGTGAACAGAAGTCTGGTGCTGGTGATGCCCAAACATCTCCTGCTAAGGCTCCCGAGCACCCTAGTAAGGGCGACAGGCCCAAGTTCTTCGCCAGTCCCCTCGCTAGGAAGATTGCTTTGGAGAATGGTATCCCCTTGGCTGAGATCAAGGGTACTGGACCCAATGGCAGGATCGTTGAG GCCGATGTTAAGAACTACAAGCCTTctgccgccgccgcttCCACTCCCGCCGCGGGCAAGTCCGCTGCTGTGCCTGCCGATTACGAGGATATCCCAACCTCTAACATGCGCAGAACCATTGGCAAGCGATTGACTGAAAGCAAGCAGCAATTGCCTCATTACTATGTGACTGTGGAAGTCAACATGG ACCGAGTGTTGAAGCTTAGAGAAGTATTCAACAAGGCCGGTGAAAGCAAGACAAAGCTATCTGTTAATGACTTTA TCGTCAAGGCTGCGTCTTTGGCTCTTGCGGACGTCCCCGAGGCTAACTCTGCTTGGCTTGGTGAGACTATCCGCACCTACAAGAAGGCCGACATCTGTGTCGCTGTCGCTACCCCCAACGGTCTCATTACCCCCATCATCAAAGACGTCGGTGCCAAGGGTCTTGCCACTATTTCTGCCGAGACCAAGGCTCTTGCCTCCCGTGCTCGTGATGGGAAGCTCAAGCCGGAAGAGTACCAAGGCGGCTCTTTCACCATTTCCAACCTCGGCATGTTCGGCGTCGACGAATTTACTGCCATCATCAACCCCCCTCAATCTTGTATCCTTGCTGTCGGCAAGACCACAACTAAACTCGAGCTTGCTCCTGAAGACCCGAAGGGCTTCAAGGCCGTTCAGGTTATGAAGGTGACTTTGAGCGCTGACCACAGGACTGTGGACGGCGCGGTTGGAGCGAGGTGGTTGAAGGCTTTCAGGGAATACATGGAACAACCCCTCACTTTTATGCTTTAG
- a CDS encoding hypothetical protein (Match to ESTs gb|CF185154.1|CF185154, gb|CF194464.1|CF194464, gb|CF185258.1|CF185258; HMMPfam hit to ABC_tran, ABC transporter, score: 272.8, E(): 5.7e-79), with the protein MAPAATAAASSGKGSFDLATLFVADKAARDEAGLALADAVKKSGVEFFTQIGFNDAIVKALNDKKSQSAREGACEVISTLCENGAAQLLEPHVISSAENTPFPALLEAFADKVAAVKTAAIAAVKAIVQSMNPWASFVLLPALLNLIRTSGKWQIKAGSLEILQQLITSAPYQMGEAMPDLVPVLAGAVWDTKSDVKKAAKATLEKAVSLVENKDIEKFVPALVKSLLNPIEEVPKTISLLSATTFVSEVTAPTISLIAPLLIRGLDERPTATKRKVCVIADNMSKLVDSEYTVRPFLPQLLPRLIKTAETIADPEARSVANRAIVTLRRIGKVPVESDGSDLPPLPVAEGPHLATNFVALVKKHGGVSVEQTNPGLAYAGVLAASLVNHHNFDQKTWESTLPPYLKLALPSYDSLPAVRELLQKKADEAETDDAKFPDEEEGEDLCNIEQFNLAYGAKILLHHANMRLKRGHRYGLCGRNGSGKSTLMNAIINNQVEGFPPPTEVRTFYVQHDIDGSEAEISILDWVLSDKRLLATPEEIKSTLESVGFDEVKQKNSIGSLSGGWKMKLALARAILFKADILLLDEPTNHLDVLNVDWLINYLTSLTRCTSIIVSHDSDFLNRTVTDVLHLNNFKLKRYPGNLEEFVKHVPEAKSYYQLDVAEDYQFKLPNPPLLDGVKTKEKSLLKMRNVSFQYPGSSIQQLYDISLQVSLSSRVAVLGPNGSGKSTLVKLLTGETEPNLGGQVWKHPNLVIGYVAQHAFHHIDNHLDSTPLEYMLWRYQTGEDLEEMHKANRVMTEAELAKMKEGATVIKDGVKRIIDELVARKKLKQSYEYEVSFKGMSSAENIWISRDELVARGFEKKVMELDTREAQRLGLMRPLVRREIEKHFEDFGLDAEFVSHNSMRGLSGGQKVKVVLGAATWRRPHIICLDEPTNYLDRESLAALIAALKNFEGGVLIITHNREFSESICTEVWAMREGHLEASGHNWVEGQGSGERIDKKAGDDDEVEYDALGNPIVKAKKEKKLSAADKRKAKKDRMARRKRGEEVFSDEEL; encoded by the exons A TGGCTCCTGCTGCTACCGCTGCTGCCTCCTCTGGCAAGGGCTCTTTCGACCTCGCCACCCTCTTTGTTGCCGACAAGGCTGCCCGTGACGAGGCTGGTCTTGCTCTCGCCGACGCCGTCAAGAAGTCAGGTGTTGAGTTTTTCACTCAGATCGGCTTCAACGATGCTATCGTCAAG GCTCTCAATGACAAGAAGTCTCAATCTGCGCGTGAAGGTGCCTGCGAGGTTATCTCTACTCTCTGCGAGAACGGTGCTGCTCAGCTTCTCGAGCCTCACGTTATCTCCTCTGCCGAGAACACTCCTTTCCCCGCTCTTCTCGAGGCTTTCGCTGACAAGGTCGCCGCTGTCAAGACTGCCGCCATCGCTGCCGTCAAGGCCATCGTGCAGAGCATGAACCCATGGGCTTCTTTCGTTCTCCTTCCCGCTCTTCTTAACTTGATCAGGACTTCTGGCAAGTGGCAGATCAAGGCTGGTTCTCTTGAGATTCTCCAGCAGTTGATCACTTCTGCCCCTTACCAGATGGGCGAGGCGATGCCTGACCTTGTTCCTGTTCTCGCCGGAGCCGTTTGGGACACCAAGTCTGATGTTAAGAAGGCTGCGAAGGCTACCCTCGAGAAGGCTGTGTCTCTTGTCGAGAACAAGGATATTGAGAAGTTCGTTCCTGCTTTGGTTAAATCTCTCCTCAACCCCATCGAGGAGGTTCCGAAGACtatttctctcctttcaGCAACCACCTTCGTTTCTGAAGTTACCGCCCCTACCATCTCCCTCATTGCTCCTCTCCTTATCCGAGGTCTTGATGAGCGACCTACCGCCACCAAGCGAAAGGTTTGTGTTATCGCCGACAACATGTCCAAGCTTGTCGACTCCGAATACACCGTTCgacctttccttcctcagcTTTTGCCTCGTCTTATCAAGACTGCTGAGACCATCGCCGACCCTGAGGCTCGATCAGTCGCCAACCGTGCTATTGTTACCCTTCGTCGAATTGGTAAGGTCCCAGTTGAGTCTGATGGCTCagaccttcctcctcttcctgtcGCTGAGGGACCTCACCTCGCCACCAACTTCGTCGCTCTTGTCAAGAAGCACGGTGGTGTTTCCGTTGAACAGACCAACCCTGGTCTTGCCTACGCCGGTGTCCTCGCCGCTTCTCTTGTGAACCACCACAACTTCGACCAGAAGACTTGGGAGTctactctccctccttATCTCAAGCTCGCTCTCCCTTCCTACGACTCTCTTCCTGCTGTTCGAGAGCTCCttcagaagaaggctgatgAGGCTGAGACTGACGACGCCAAGTTCcctgatgaagaagagggcgaggacCTCTGTAACATTGAGCAGTTCAACTTGGCTTACGGTGCAAAGATCTTGCTCCACCACGCCAACATGCGTCTTAAGCGAGGCCACCGATATGGTCTCTGTGGTCGTAACGGTTCCGGGAAATCTACCCTCATGAAcgccatcatcaacaatcAAGTTGAGGGCTTCCCTCCCCCCACCGAAGTTCGAACTTTCTACGTTCAGCACGACATCGACGGTTCCGAGGCTGAGATCTCCATTCTTGACTGGGTTTTGAGTGACAAGCGATTGCTCGCCACCCCTGAGGAAATTAAGTCCACTCTCGAATCTGTCGGTTTCGACGAAGTCAAGCAGAAGAACTCCATTGGTTCTCTTTCTGGCggttggaagatgaagcttGCTCTTGCCCGAGCCATTCTTTTCAAGGCCGACATTCTCTTGCTCGACGAGCCTACCAACCATTTGGATGTTCTTAACGTTGACTGGCTGATCAACTATCTCACTTCCCTTACTCGATGTACCTCCATCATTGTCTCTCACGACTCTGACTTCCTTAACCGAACTGTTACCGACGTTCTTCATCTTAACAACTTCAAGTTGAAGAGGTACCCTGGTAACCTTGAGGAATTCGTCAAGCACGTCCCTGAGGCTAAGTCCTACTACCAACTCGATGTCGCTGAGGATTATCAGTTCAAGCTTCCCaaccctcctctccttgaTGGTGTGAAGACCAAGGAGAAGTCTTTGCTCAAAATGCGAAACGTTTCATTCCAGTACCCTGGTTCTTCTATCCAGCAACTCTACGACATCTCTCTCCAGGTGTCTCTCTCATCTCGAGTTGCCGTTCTTGGTCCCAACGGTTCCGGTAAATCTACCCTTGTTAAGCTCCTCACTGGTGAGACCGAGCCCAACCTTGGCGGTCAGGTCTGGAAACACCCTAACTTAGTCATCGGTTACGTCGCCCAACACGCTTTCCACCACATTGACAACCACCTTGACTCTACTCCCCTTGAGTACATGCTCTGGCGATACCAGACCGGTGaggacttggaggaaatgCACAAGGCTAACCGGGTCATGACCGAGGCCGAGCTTgccaagatgaaggagggtgCCACCGTTATCAAGGACGGTGTCAAGCGAATCATCGATGAGCTTGTTGCTAGAAAGAAGCTCAAGCAGTCCTACGAGTACGAGGTATCCTTCAAGGGTATGTCCTCTGCCGAAAACATCTGGATTTCTCGAGACGAACTTGTTGCCCGTGGtttcgagaagaaggttaTGGAGCTCGACACCAGGGAGGCTCAGCGATTGGGTCTCATGAGGCCCTTGGTCAGGAGGGAAATCGAAAAGCACTTCGAGGACTTCGG ACTCGATGCCGAATTCGTCTCCCACAACTCCATGCGAGGTCTTTCCGGTGGTCAGAAGGTGAAGGTTGTCCTCGGTGCCGCTACCTGGCGAAGACCCCACATCATCTGTCTCGACGAGCCTACCAACTATCTCGACCGAGAGTCCCTTGCCGCCCTTATCGCGGCCCTTAAGAACTTCGAGGGTGGTGTTCTTATTATTACTCACAACCGAGAGTTCTCTGAGTCCATCTGTACCGAAGTCTGGGCCATGCGTGAGGGTCATCTCGAGGCTTCTGGACACAACTGGGTTGAGGGTCAAGGCTCCGGTGAGAGGATTGACAAGAAGGCCGGCGATGACGACGAGGTCGAGTACGACGCTTTGGGTAACCCCATCGtcaaggcgaagaaggagaagaagctttcTGCCGCCGACAAGCGAAAAGCCAAGAAGGACCGAATGGCTAGAAGGaagcgaggagaggaagtcttcagtgatgaagagcttTAA
- a CDS encoding hypothetical protein (Match to EST gb|CF189952.1|CF189952; HMMPfam hit to PTR2, POT family, score: 85.4, E(): 1.4e-22) produces the protein MTTHANAIQDFEAAPVPSAAIPSSEDKTSAAGPVTLSYGDKKDSLPDVSVGDAGAIDYITEEVEPTDEEFAVLKKVHGKMPWVCIAMCAIELSERASYYGITGVVQNFIKNPLPEGGNGAGAVAPGAAGTNQSAGALGRGSVQSSACYNAFVFLAYVFPIMGGILADTRWGRFKTVAIGTAVGAFAHILMVVVTIPQVLRTGNGLGPFLVSFYILSFAAGFIKPCLATLLCDQSPVKKPVITTTKTGERVILDPQTTVQRYLLIFYWCINVGGFFAIASSYSARFVGFWLAYLLPGIVYMLMPIVLVVCYKRLYKAPPQGSVTLEAMKVLYLIIKKGGFVKMFKGGEEFWQTAKPSYILAKEGSVDTSKIFWDDLFVDEIRQSIAACGVFALIPIFNLADGGIGSQENDMSTAMTLNNAPNDVISNFNPLTIIVATPIITYGLYPFFDKIGHPIKPMTRMAIGFILGMANMIYGAVIQWKIYSISECGWYASTCDTVTSISIWAQIPLYSLPAIGEIFVNVTSYELAYTRAPARMKGLVYALCLFNQAISSAIGLACSNAIQDPYLIWPYVALAIACLICAVLCPTYFRHLNDPVRTFADPARQAGKLQELEPLTAARASQNELNEKADEKA, from the exons ATGA CCACACATGCAAATGCCATCCAAGATTTTGAGGCGGCACCAGTGCCGTCTGCTGCCATCCCTTCATCTGAAGACAAGACTTCCGCCGCTGGTCCTGTGACGCTAAGTTACGGCGACAAGAAGGATTCATTGCCCGATGTTTCGGTTGGCGACGCTGGTGCCATCGACTACATTAcggaggaggtggagcCTACTGACGAGGAATTTGCTGTATTAAAAAA AGTGCACGGGAAGATGCCATGGGTTTGCATTGCCATGTGTGCTATTGAGCTTTCCGAGCGA GCGTCGTACTATGGTATCACTGGTGTCGTTCAAAATTTTATCAAGAACCCTCTTCCCGAAGGTGGTAatggtgctggtgctgtTGCTCCTGGTGCTGCCGGTACAAATCAGTCTGCCGGTGCACTAGGTCGAGGTTCTGTTCAATCTTCTGCTTGTTACAA TGCGTTCGTCTTTCTTGCCTATGTTTTCCCCATTATGGGAGGTATCCTCGCAGACACAAGATGGGGTCGTTTTAAGACCGTTGCTATTGGTACCGCCGTTGGAGCCTTTGCGCATATTTTAATGGTTGTTGTCACCATCCCTCAAGTCCTCCGTACTGGCAATGGTCTCGGTCCTTTCCTTGTCTCATTCTACATCTTATCCTTTGCTGCTGGTTTCATCAAGCCTTGCCTGGCCACTTTGCTCTGTGACCAAAGCCCTGTGAAGAAGCCTGTTATCACTACTACTAAAACTGGTGAGAGGGTCATTCTTGATCCCCAGACCACCGTTCAACGATACCTTCTCATC TTCTACTGGTGTATCAACGTCGGCGGCTTCTTTGCCATTGCTTCTTCATACTCTGCACGTTTTGTCGGCTTTTGGCTGGCTTACCTTCTGCCCGGTATCGTGTACATGCTCATGCCTATCGTCTTGGTCGTCTGCTATAAACGACTCTATAAGGCCCCCCCTCAGGGTTCTGTCACCCTTGAAGCGATGAAAGTCTTGTACCTTATCATAAAGAAGGGAGGTTTCGTCAAGATGTTCAAGGGAGGTGAAGAATTCTGGCAGACAGCTAAACCGAGTTATATCTTGGCCAAGGAAGGCTCGGTCGACACTTCCAAGATCTTCTGGGATGATTTGTTTGTGGATGAAATTAGGCAGTCTATTGCAGCTTGTGGTGTCTTCGCCCTTATTCCTATTTTCAACCTTGCCGACGGTGGTATTGGTTCACAGGAGAACGACATGTCAACTGCCATGACTCTGAACA ACGCTCCTAACGATGTTATTTCAAACTTTAACCCTCTTACTATCATCGTCGCCACACCTATCATTACCTACGGTCTTTACCCCTTCTTTGACAAGATCGGTCACCCCATCAAGCCCATGACCCGAATGGCTATTGGCTTCATTCTTGGTATGGCCAACATGATCTATGGCGCGGTCATCCAGTGGAAGATCTACTCCATTTCTGAGTGTGGCTGGTACGCATCTACTTGTGACACCGTCACCAGTATTTCTATCTGGGCTCAGATTCCTCTTTACTCGCTTCCCGCCATTGGTGAAATCTTTGTCAATGTTACATCTTACGAGCTGGCCTACACTCGTGCTCCTGCGCGAATGAAGGGCCTGGTTTATGCTTTGTGTTTGTTCAACCAAGCTATCTCCTCTGCTATTGGTCTCGCGTGCTCCAACGCCATTCAAGACCCGTACCTCATTTGGCCTTACGTCGCCCTTGCCATCGCCTGTTTGATCTGTGCCGTTCTTTGCCCTACCTACTTCCGACACCTCAACGACCCTGTGCGAACCTTTGCCGATCCCGCCAGGCAGGCTGGTAAGCTTCAAGAGCTTGAGCCTCTCACTGCTGCTCGTGCGTCGCAAAACGAGCTTAATGAGAAGGCCGATGAGAAGGCTTAG